Proteins encoded by one window of Blautia luti:
- a CDS encoding GNAT family N-acetyltransferase, producing the protein METTIKQIEDMSLNAWPSHKMELYDGWILRFSYFYTHRTNSVEQFGNSTLTWREKIPYCESVYKRLGTPAVFKISPLVSPDFDYVLENRGYAVQHTTNVMAMSMNAARLDAPYPDVTFCDNIPSEWIESLFRLKNTTNPVHRKVVPSMYQAILKETICASIRMDNQIIATGLGILDRDYIGIYAIHVKEEYRKHGYARQICTGLLKEGIKKGAQNAYLQVVEGNDNARALYRSLGFQQLYTYWFRVQPDENGNFPPEK; encoded by the coding sequence ATGGAAACTACAATTAAACAGATTGAAGATATGTCTCTGAATGCCTGGCCATCTCACAAGATGGAATTATATGACGGCTGGATCCTGAGATTTTCCTATTTTTATACGCACAGAACCAACAGTGTGGAACAGTTCGGCAATTCCACCCTCACCTGGCGGGAAAAAATCCCATACTGCGAAAGTGTATATAAACGACTGGGAACTCCTGCTGTATTTAAGATCAGCCCTCTTGTTTCTCCTGACTTTGATTATGTTCTGGAAAACCGCGGATATGCCGTCCAACATACCACCAATGTCATGGCAATGAGCATGAACGCCGCACGGCTGGATGCCCCATATCCTGATGTAACCTTCTGTGATAATATTCCCTCCGAATGGATTGAAAGCCTGTTCCGTTTAAAAAATACCACCAATCCTGTCCACCGGAAAGTTGTTCCATCCATGTATCAGGCAATCCTCAAGGAAACCATCTGTGCTTCCATCCGCATGGACAACCAGATCATCGCAACCGGACTTGGTATTCTGGACAGAGATTATATTGGCATCTATGCCATCCATGTTAAAGAAGAATACCGCAAACATGGCTATGCCCGTCAGATCTGCACCGGACTTCTGAAAGAAGGTATTAAAAAAGGAGCTCAGAATGCTTATCTTCAGGTTGTTGAAGGGAATGACAATGCCCGGGCATTATACAGATCACTTGGATTCCAGCAGCTTTATACTTACTGGTTCCGCGTACAGCCGGATGAGAACGGAAATTTTCCACCTGAGAAATAA
- a CDS encoding folate family ECF transporter S component, producing MQKKQTWNVKTLVFMALLIAMHLVLTRVLVIDLGAYRISVGSVTTILAGLWLGPVAGGVCGFCADIIGCFMKGYAVNPFITVAAILWGVLPALAKPFFANRKKTGKTVGICVSIVVTAVLSSLVLTTAGLVIMLGYNFYAIMPGRLVQFAIMIPVYCVLTCLLYFSPLTAMVAGNTSPAVLKNKTV from the coding sequence ATGCAGAAAAAACAAACATGGAACGTAAAAACATTGGTGTTTATGGCACTCCTTATTGCCATGCATCTGGTACTGACACGAGTATTGGTTATTGATCTTGGTGCATACCGTATTTCTGTAGGAAGTGTAACGACGATCCTGGCAGGTCTGTGGCTTGGCCCGGTAGCTGGTGGTGTCTGTGGATTTTGTGCGGATATTATCGGATGCTTCATGAAAGGTTATGCTGTAAATCCGTTTATCACAGTTGCAGCAATCCTCTGGGGTGTGCTTCCTGCCCTTGCAAAACCATTCTTTGCGAACAGAAAGAAAACAGGAAAGACAGTTGGTATCTGCGTATCTATCGTAGTAACTGCAGTTCTCAGTTCTCTGGTTCTTACAACAGCAGGACTCGTGATCATGCTTGGATATAACTTCTATGCGATCATGCCCGGAAGACTGGTACAGTTTGCAATTATGATCCCGGTTTATTGTGTATTAACATGTCTGTTGTATTTCAGCCCGCTGACAGCGATGGTTGCAGGAAATACATCACCAGCAGTGCTGAAAAACAAAACAGTATAA
- a CDS encoding amidohydrolase family protein: MFGECHAHIIMDGVNYRHAVDLHKNGPDEGAIREHLKAYQDRGITFVRDGGDALGVSLRTKQIAPEYGIDYRTPVFAIHKEGHYGSIVGKSFSNMKEFHLCVLKAKDKGADFIKIMTTGLLDFNDHGTVTGMPLSAEEVKEMIHIAHEEGMAVMSHTNGCYGVKAAVSAGVDSLEHGNYMDEECLDMLAENDTVWVPTLVTIRNLMGDGRYEDRVLRPIIETAEKNVRKAFARGVKIAPGSDAGAYRVLHGKGIQDEIEAFEEILGKEKKVYDWLAEGEAEIRRKFSRR; the protein is encoded by the coding sequence ATGTTTGGAGAATGTCATGCACATATTATTATGGACGGCGTGAATTATCGCCATGCTGTTGATTTACATAAGAATGGACCAGATGAAGGTGCGATAAGAGAACATTTGAAAGCTTATCAGGACAGAGGGATCACCTTTGTCCGCGATGGAGGGGATGCCCTAGGAGTTTCCCTGAGAACGAAGCAGATTGCACCGGAATATGGGATTGATTATCGGACGCCTGTATTTGCCATTCATAAAGAAGGCCATTACGGTTCTATTGTTGGAAAAAGTTTTTCTAATATGAAGGAATTTCATCTGTGTGTACTGAAGGCGAAAGATAAAGGAGCGGATTTCATAAAGATCATGACTACAGGCCTGCTGGATTTTAATGATCACGGTACAGTGACAGGAATGCCTCTTTCGGCAGAAGAAGTAAAGGAGATGATCCATATTGCTCATGAAGAAGGAATGGCGGTCATGTCTCATACCAATGGATGTTATGGAGTGAAAGCAGCAGTGAGCGCCGGGGTGGACAGTCTGGAGCATGGAAACTATATGGATGAAGAATGTCTGGACATGCTGGCAGAGAATGATACAGTATGGGTTCCTACACTGGTGACCATTCGAAATCTTATGGGAGATGGCCGTTACGAAGACAGGGTGCTTCGCCCCATTATAGAAACAGCAGAGAAAAATGTGCGGAAGGCATTTGCCAGGGGAGTGAAAATTGCTCCCGGAAGCGATGCTGGTGCATACAGAGTTCTTCATGGAAAAGGAATTCAGGATGAGATAGAAGCTTTTGAAGAAATTCTGGGGAAAGAGAAAAAAGTGTATGACTGGCTTGCAGAAGGAGAGGCAGAAATCCGGAGAAAATTCAGCAGACGGTGA
- a CDS encoding F0F1 ATP synthase subunit A has translation MEELQCKTVFTIPVFGGIPVAESVAVTWVIMAVLLILSLVLVRNLSVENPGKKQILLETGVSFLHDFFKDILGEEGKMYIPYLMTVVIYIGIANIFGVFGFVPPTKDLNCTIGLALTSIFLIEYAGFHKKGLKGFLKSFAEPAPIMLPINILEVVIRPTSLCMRLFGNVLGSYVVMKLLEFICPAILPIPFSLYFDFFDGFIQAYVFVFLTSLFIKEAIE, from the coding sequence ATGGAAGAACTTCAATGTAAGACAGTTTTTACCATACCGGTGTTTGGAGGAATACCAGTTGCAGAGTCAGTAGCAGTGACATGGGTGATCATGGCAGTGCTTTTAATTTTGTCATTGGTGCTCGTAAGAAACCTGAGTGTGGAAAACCCTGGTAAGAAACAGATTTTGTTGGAAACCGGTGTCAGTTTTCTTCATGATTTCTTTAAGGATATCCTTGGAGAAGAGGGAAAAATGTATATTCCCTATCTGATGACAGTTGTCATTTACATTGGAATTGCAAACATTTTCGGTGTGTTTGGATTTGTACCGCCTACAAAGGATTTAAACTGTACGATCGGTCTTGCACTCACAAGTATTTTTCTGATCGAGTATGCAGGATTCCATAAGAAAGGTCTGAAAGGCTTTCTTAAAAGCTTCGCAGAGCCGGCACCGATCATGCTGCCGATTAATATTCTGGAGGTCGTTATTCGACCGACATCACTTTGTATGCGACTTTTTGGTAATGTATTAGGAAGCTATGTGGTTATGAAACTTCTTGAGTTTATATGCCCGGCAATTCTTCCTATCCCATTCAGCCTGTATTTTGATTTCTTTGACGGATTCATTCAGGCTTATGTATTTGTATTCTTAACTTCTTTATTTATCAAAGAAGCTATTGAATAA
- the atpG gene encoding ATP synthase F1 subunit gamma, translating to MGSTKEIQTRMKSIQDTMKITNAMYMISSSKMQKAKRILSDTEPYYYNMQAAISRILRHMPDTEHPFFSIRHKIAEEDRKIGCIVVTGDKGMAGAYNHNIQKMTEQFMAEHEHCKLYVLGMVGRQYFTKKHMDIAENFPYTVQKPTMHRARLISEEITRAFLDRELDEVRIFYTEMQSAVAMEPVNMQLLPLKKAEFLPNQAMLADMPQEEIVLSPSADVLLNTMIPNYLTGLIYGCLVEAYASENNARMMAMQSSTDSAKKMLRELSIEYNRARQAAITQEITEIVSGAKAQKRK from the coding sequence ATGGGCAGTACGAAAGAGATTCAGACTCGAATGAAAAGCATTCAGGACACCATGAAGATCACCAATGCCATGTATATGATTTCTTCATCCAAGATGCAGAAGGCCAAGAGAATCCTGTCCGATACAGAGCCGTATTACTATAATATGCAGGCAGCAATTTCCCGAATCCTGCGTCATATGCCGGATACAGAGCATCCTTTTTTCAGTATCCGTCATAAGATCGCAGAGGAAGACCGTAAGATCGGCTGTATCGTAGTTACCGGTGATAAAGGTATGGCAGGTGCCTATAACCATAATATCCAGAAAATGACAGAACAGTTTATGGCAGAGCATGAGCATTGCAAGCTCTATGTGCTGGGTATGGTAGGCCGTCAGTATTTCACGAAGAAACATATGGATATCGCAGAGAACTTTCCATATACAGTACAGAAACCGACCATGCACAGAGCGCGTCTGATCTCAGAGGAGATTACCAGAGCGTTCCTGGACAGAGAACTGGATGAAGTCCGTATTTTCTATACGGAGATGCAGAGTGCAGTTGCAATGGAGCCGGTGAATATGCAGCTTCTTCCATTGAAGAAAGCAGAGTTCCTGCCAAATCAGGCAATGCTTGCGGACATGCCGCAGGAGGAAATTGTGCTGTCACCATCAGCCGATGTACTTCTGAATACCATGATCCCCAATTACCTGACCGGTCTGATCTATGGATGTCTTGTAGAAGCGTATGCCAGTGAAAATAATGCCAGAATGATGGCAATGCAGTCCTCTACGGACAGTGCAAAGAAGATGCTCAGGGAGTTATCCATTGAGTATAACCGTGCGCGTCAGGCTGCCATCACACAGGAAATCACTGAGATTGTCAGCGGTGCAAAAGCACAAAAAAGGAAGTGA
- the atpD gene encoding F0F1 ATP synthase subunit beta codes for MNKGKIVQVMGPVVDVVFEDGNLPEIKDALEVENNGKRCVMEVSHHLGNNMVRCIMLSASEGLQRDREVIATGSGIKVPVGDKTLGRLFNVLGDTVDDGPSLEGEQKWVIHRDPPDFEHQKPAVEILETGIKVIDLLAPYAKGGKIGLFGGAGVGKTVLIQELIQNIATEHGGYSIFTGVGERSREGNDLWSEMKESGVLEKTALVFGQMNEPPGSRMRVAETGLTMAEYFRDEEHRDVLLFIDNIFRFVQAGSEVSALLGRMPSAVGYQPTLATEMGELQERIASTKDGSVTSVQAVYVPADDLTDPAPATTFAHLDATTVLSRKIVEQGIYPAVDPLESTSRILEPDVVGEEHYEVARKVQEILQKYKELQDIIAILGMEELSEEDKSTVFRARKIQKFLSQPFHVAENFTGIKGKYVPLKETIRGFKAIVDGEMDQYPENAFFNVGTIEDVIEKAKTEMGQE; via the coding sequence ATGAACAAAGGTAAAATTGTACAGGTTATGGGACCTGTTGTAGACGTTGTTTTTGAAGATGGAAATCTTCCTGAGATCAAGGACGCCCTTGAGGTAGAGAACAACGGTAAAAGATGTGTAATGGAAGTTTCCCATCATCTGGGAAACAATATGGTACGCTGCATTATGCTGAGTGCAAGCGAAGGCTTACAGCGTGACAGAGAAGTCATCGCCACAGGAAGCGGCATTAAGGTTCCTGTAGGTGATAAGACACTGGGACGTTTATTTAACGTACTTGGTGATACAGTAGATGACGGTCCTTCCCTTGAGGGAGAACAGAAATGGGTCATCCACAGAGATCCGCCGGATTTCGAACATCAGAAACCGGCTGTAGAAATCCTGGAAACAGGTATTAAGGTTATCGACCTTCTTGCACCATATGCCAAAGGTGGTAAGATCGGTCTGTTCGGTGGTGCCGGTGTTGGTAAGACAGTCCTTATTCAGGAGCTGATCCAGAATATCGCTACAGAGCATGGCGGATATTCCATTTTCACAGGTGTTGGAGAGCGTTCCCGTGAAGGTAACGACTTATGGTCAGAAATGAAAGAATCCGGTGTTCTGGAGAAAACAGCCCTGGTGTTCGGACAGATGAACGAGCCGCCGGGATCCCGTATGCGTGTTGCTGAAACCGGACTGACAATGGCAGAGTACTTCAGAGATGAGGAACACAGAGATGTGCTTCTTTTCATTGATAATATTTTCCGTTTCGTACAGGCTGGTTCCGAGGTTTCCGCCCTTCTTGGACGTATGCCTTCAGCCGTAGGTTATCAGCCAACACTGGCTACTGAGATGGGTGAACTTCAGGAACGTATCGCTTCTACTAAGGATGGTTCTGTAACATCTGTACAGGCTGTCTATGTACCTGCCGATGACCTGACTGACCCGGCTCCTGCAACTACATTCGCTCACCTGGATGCAACAACCGTTCTTTCCAGAAAGATCGTAGAACAGGGTATTTATCCGGCTGTTGACCCGCTGGAATCCACTTCCCGTATTCTGGAGCCGGATGTTGTAGGTGAAGAACATTATGAAGTAGCACGTAAAGTACAGGAAATCCTTCAGAAATATAAAGAACTTCAGGACATCATCGCTATTCTTGGTATGGAAGAGCTTTCTGAAGAGGATAAGAGTACTGTATTCCGTGCAAGAAAGATCCAGAAGTTCCTTTCCCAGCCATTCCATGTAGCTGAGAACTTCACAGGTATCAAGGGTAAATATGTTCCTCTGAAAGAAACCATCCGTGGATTCAAGGCAATCGTTGATGGTGAGATGGATCAGTATCCGGAAAATGCTTTCTTCAATGTTGGTACAATTGAGGATGTCATCGAGAAAGCAAAGACTGAGATGGGTCAGGAATAA
- the atpE gene encoding ATP synthase F0 subunit C, whose protein sequence is MLVAIGAGIAVLTGIGAGIGIGMATSKAVEAIARQPEAESKISKSLLLGCALAEATAIYGFVIGLLIVIMLG, encoded by the coding sequence ATGTTAGTAGCTATTGGAGCAGGAATCGCAGTTTTAACAGGTATTGGCGCTGGTATCGGTATTGGTATGGCAACATCTAAAGCAGTAGAAGCAATCGCAAGACAGCCGGAAGCAGAGAGCAAGATCAGTAAATCCCTTCTTTTAGGATGTGCCCTTGCCGAGGCAACAGCTATTTACGGTTTCGTTATCGGTCTTCTGATCGTTATCATGCTTGGCTAA
- a CDS encoding alanyl-tRNA editing protein — protein MTETRRLYYEDVYKKEFTATVVECRERKKGYEVILDESAFYPEGGGQPSDVGILGDAKVTEVHEKDGELLHYIDKALEVGAKVEGKIDWAHRFDLMQQHSGEHMVSGIIHAKYGYDNVGFHMGSDVITVDLNGMLDEAQLAEIEQEVNERVWEDKEVQITYPTAEELKTLDYRSKKELTGQVRIVTFPGVDVCACCGTHVTHTGEIGMVKLLSVVKFRDGIRMEMICGKRVLDYLNMVNEQNHQISVKLSAKMEKTADAVQRLQDENFRLKGQVARMEEEMFQAEAKKWEGVGSVLIFKEGLEADSVRKLADAVMNTCEGCCAVFSRNEDGSYKYAMGEIDGDLRQYTKEMNAALNGRGGGKPFFVQGSVQATETEISNFFEK, from the coding sequence ATGACAGAGACAAGACGCTTATATTATGAAGATGTATATAAAAAAGAATTCACTGCAACTGTAGTAGAATGCAGAGAGAGAAAAAAAGGCTACGAAGTAATCCTGGATGAGAGTGCTTTTTATCCGGAGGGCGGTGGTCAGCCCAGTGACGTGGGAATTCTGGGGGATGCGAAGGTGACAGAGGTTCATGAGAAGGATGGAGAATTACTTCATTATATAGACAAAGCACTGGAAGTTGGAGCTAAGGTTGAAGGAAAGATTGACTGGGCGCATCGTTTTGATCTGATGCAGCAGCATTCTGGGGAGCATATGGTCAGCGGTATTATTCATGCGAAGTATGGTTATGACAATGTAGGTTTCCATATGGGAAGTGATGTGATCACTGTGGACTTAAATGGTATGCTGGATGAAGCTCAGCTGGCAGAGATTGAGCAGGAAGTGAATGAGAGAGTCTGGGAAGATAAAGAAGTACAGATCACTTATCCGACTGCTGAAGAATTAAAGACTCTGGATTACAGAAGCAAGAAGGAACTGACCGGACAGGTTCGTATCGTGACTTTCCCGGGAGTGGATGTATGTGCCTGCTGTGGTACTCATGTAACTCATACAGGCGAGATCGGAATGGTGAAACTTCTCTCTGTAGTGAAGTTCCGTGATGGTATCCGTATGGAGATGATCTGCGGTAAACGTGTTCTGGATTATCTGAATATGGTGAATGAACAGAACCATCAGATTTCAGTAAAGCTCTCTGCGAAGATGGAAAAAACAGCAGATGCAGTACAGCGTCTGCAGGATGAGAACTTCCGCCTGAAAGGTCAGGTTGCACGTATGGAAGAAGAGATGTTTCAGGCAGAGGCGAAGAAATGGGAAGGTGTAGGAAGTGTCCTGATCTTCAAAGAAGGCCTGGAAGCAGATTCTGTACGGAAACTTGCAGATGCGGTGATGAATACCTGTGAAGGATGCTGTGCGGTATTTTCCAGAAATGAAGATGGAAGTTATAAATATGCGATGGGTGAGATTGACGGAGATCTTCGTCAGTATACAAAAGAGATGAACGCCGCATTAAACGGCAGAGGCGGCGGAAAGCCGTTCTTCGTACAGGGATCTGTGCAGGCGACAGAAACAGAAATCAGTAATTTCTTTGAGAAATAA
- a CDS encoding SGNH/GDSL hydrolase family protein, which yields MQVICLGDSITDCNHLFEDFPLGNGYVQILSEMFRNQTPSFSISGDTVGHSSSAVQLTDKSTGAIHFRNYGIDGFTVTRVLENIRQHRISLHRSPVITLLIGINDIGLIMNTDRTNSQKKQMMREFATHYNELLNLITADARQVILMEPFIFPHPEEYETWIPYVHTMSDIIRQLSVRVGLPFLPLHNYFNKEATQSGFDTITTDGIHLTLYGHKLLAEKLFPLLQSIDNNS from the coding sequence ATGCAGGTTATTTGTCTCGGAGACAGCATCACAGACTGCAATCATTTATTTGAAGATTTTCCTCTGGGAAATGGGTATGTACAGATACTCTCAGAAATGTTCCGTAATCAGACTCCTTCCTTCTCCATATCCGGAGATACTGTCGGACACTCATCAAGCGCTGTACAGTTAACAGATAAATCAACAGGCGCCATACATTTCAGGAACTATGGCATAGATGGCTTCACTGTGACAAGAGTCCTTGAAAATATCCGTCAACACCGTATTTCTTTACATCGCTCTCCTGTTATAACTCTGCTGATCGGCATCAATGATATCGGTCTGATAATGAACACAGACCGGACGAATTCTCAGAAAAAACAGATGATGAGAGAGTTTGCCACTCATTATAATGAATTATTGAACCTGATAACTGCAGATGCCAGGCAGGTAATCCTTATGGAACCATTTATCTTTCCGCATCCGGAAGAATATGAGACATGGATTCCCTATGTCCATACCATGTCTGATATTATCCGACAGCTCTCTGTCAGAGTCGGACTTCCATTTCTGCCTTTGCATAACTATTTTAATAAGGAAGCAACTCAATCGGGTTTCGATACCATAACAACAGACGGGATTCATCTTACTTTGTATGGACATAAACTTCTGGCCGAGAAACTGTTCCCTCTCCTTCAAAGCATAGATAACAATTCCTGA
- the atpF gene encoding F0F1 ATP synthase subunit B, whose product MIEININVVFTIINLIVLYLLMKKFLFGPILNVMEQRKNMIDQQFASAKDTEEQAYELKGKYEDALKSAKDESMRIVNQAKDEAKVQAERIVKDANTQAGAMLDKAKADIRTEQENAMKAMESRVAEIALDAASKIMGEKNSSQQDLSLYDQFIKEAGDSNDGNKH is encoded by the coding sequence GTGATTGAAATTAATATCAACGTGGTCTTTACAATTATCAACCTGATTGTTCTTTATCTTTTAATGAAAAAGTTCTTATTTGGTCCGATCCTCAATGTGATGGAGCAGAGAAAAAACATGATCGACCAGCAGTTCGCAAGTGCCAAGGATACAGAAGAACAGGCATATGAACTGAAAGGCAAATATGAAGATGCACTGAAATCTGCGAAAGACGAATCCATGCGTATTGTAAACCAGGCAAAGGATGAGGCAAAAGTACAGGCTGAGCGTATTGTAAAAGATGCAAACACACAGGCTGGTGCAATGCTTGACAAAGCAAAGGCAGATATCAGGACAGAGCAGGAAAATGCTATGAAGGCTATGGAAAGCAGAGTAGCAGAGATTGCGCTGGATGCAGCCTCAAAGATCATGGGAGAGAAAAACAGCAGTCAGCAGGATTTGTCCCTTTATGACCAGTTTATAAAAGAGGCAGGTGATTCCAATGACGGAAACAAGCATTAA
- the atpA gene encoding F0F1 ATP synthase subunit alpha, with protein sequence MNPDEIISILKEEIKNYDEISKDQEVGTVISVGDGIATVHGIDHAMYGEVVTFENGLKGMVQDIRANSIGCILFGKDTGIKEGTKVARTQKQAGVPVGDAFIGRIVNALGAPIDGKGEIKADGYRPVENPAPGIIDRKSVTVPLETGILSIDSMFPIGRGQRELIIGDRQTGKTSVALDTILNQKGKDVICIYVAIGQKASTVAKIVSTLEKHGAMDYTTVFSSTASDCAPLQYIVPYAGTALAEYFMYKGKDVLMVYDDLSKHAVAYRALSLLLERSPGREAYPGDVFYLHSRLLERSSRLNEKAGGGSITALPIIETQAGDLSAYIPTNVISITDGQIFLESDLFNSGMRPAVNVGLSVSRVGGAAQAKAMKKAAGSVRIDLAQYREMEIFTQFSSDLDEATTQQLKYGSGLMELLKQPLSSPLSLHEQVITLCAATHKAMMDVETKKMKKYQRDMLDYFDSAYPEIGREIEEKRQLPDELAEKIVKVAEEFADKSR encoded by the coding sequence ATGAATCCAGATGAAATCATTTCGATTCTGAAAGAAGAAATTAAGAATTATGACGAAATCAGCAAGGACCAGGAAGTAGGAACAGTCATCTCCGTCGGAGATGGTATCGCCACGGTACATGGTATTGATCATGCTATGTATGGCGAGGTTGTAACCTTTGAGAATGGTCTGAAAGGTATGGTTCAGGATATCCGTGCAAACAGCATCGGATGTATCCTGTTCGGTAAAGATACAGGAATCAAAGAAGGAACAAAGGTAGCAAGAACCCAGAAGCAGGCAGGTGTGCCTGTAGGTGACGCTTTTATCGGAAGGATCGTAAACGCTCTGGGAGCGCCGATCGATGGTAAAGGTGAGATCAAGGCAGACGGGTATCGTCCGGTAGAGAATCCGGCACCTGGAATTATTGACAGAAAATCTGTAACAGTTCCTCTGGAAACAGGTATTCTTTCTATTGACTCCATGTTCCCCATCGGCCGTGGCCAGCGTGAGCTGATTATCGGTGACAGACAGACAGGTAAGACTTCCGTTGCACTGGATACCATTCTGAACCAGAAAGGTAAAGATGTAATCTGTATCTATGTTGCAATCGGACAGAAAGCTTCCACAGTAGCTAAGATCGTATCTACTCTGGAGAAACACGGTGCCATGGATTATACAACAGTATTCTCCTCCACAGCCAGTGACTGCGCACCGCTTCAGTATATTGTTCCTTATGCAGGTACTGCACTTGCTGAGTACTTTATGTATAAGGGAAAAGATGTATTAATGGTTTATGATGATTTATCCAAGCATGCGGTTGCATATCGTGCACTGTCACTGCTTCTGGAACGTTCACCGGGACGTGAGGCTTATCCTGGAGATGTATTCTATCTCCATTCCAGATTACTGGAGCGTTCCAGCCGTCTGAATGAAAAGGCCGGCGGTGGTTCTATCACTGCACTTCCTATCATTGAGACACAGGCAGGTGACCTTTCCGCATATATTCCTACAAACGTTATTTCCATCACAGATGGTCAGATCTTCCTGGAGAGTGATCTGTTTAACTCCGGTATGCGTCCGGCGGTTAACGTAGGTCTTTCCGTATCCCGAGTTGGTGGTGCTGCACAGGCAAAAGCCATGAAGAAAGCAGCAGGAAGTGTCCGTATCGATCTGGCACAGTATCGTGAGATGGAAATCTTTACACAGTTCAGTTCTGATCTGGACGAGGCTACAACTCAGCAGCTGAAATACGGAAGCGGACTTATGGAACTTCTGAAACAGCCGCTTTCAAGCCCATTAAGTCTTCATGAGCAGGTCATCACTCTTTGTGCGGCAACACACAAGGCAATGATGGATGTGGAAACTAAGAAGATGAAGAAGTATCAGAGAGATATGCTGGACTACTTTGACAGTGCTTATCCGGAAATCGGAAGAGAGATCGAGGAGAAGAGACAGCTTCCGGATGAACTGGCAGAAAAGATCGTGAAAGTGGCAGAAGAATTTGCAGATAAGAGCAGGTAG
- the atpC gene encoding ATP synthase F1 subunit epsilon, whose amino-acid sequence MADTFGLEIYASNKLAFAGRAKTLTIPAVDGEQAFLAQHENIVAAIIPGEMRFEEADGTKHVLAVSSGFVEMINNRVKLFCLTAESPEEIDIRRAQEAKERAEEQMRQKQSIQEYHMNQLALSRAMARLRVTSHKEI is encoded by the coding sequence ATGGCAGATACATTTGGTCTTGAGATTTATGCCAGTAATAAGCTGGCGTTTGCAGGACGTGCCAAAACTCTGACAATTCCGGCTGTTGACGGTGAGCAGGCTTTCTTGGCACAGCATGAGAATATTGTTGCTGCTATCATTCCAGGTGAAATGCGTTTCGAGGAAGCAGATGGCACAAAGCATGTTCTGGCTGTGAGCAGTGGGTTTGTGGAGATGATCAATAACCGTGTGAAGCTGTTCTGCCTGACAGCAGAGAGTCCTGAGGAGATCGATATCCGCAGAGCACAGGAAGCAAAGGAGAGAGCAGAAGAGCAGATGAGACAGAAGCAGAGTATTCAGGAATATCATATGAATCAGCTGGCTCTGTCCAGAGCTATGGCACGACTTAGGGTTACGAGTCATAAAGAGATTTAA
- the atpH gene encoding ATP synthase F1 subunit delta translates to MTETSINYAKALYELSVPEEAVLETEKIFKSTPQLKGALENPLVSLKEKEHVIDRVFPQEMKNFLKVTCKYQKISSIYDILEAYGDYSRKQKGILKAVLTYVTKPEEAQKEKMEDFLRREFGAKEVILTLREDKSLIGGFILSAGDKEFDWSLRGRYNNLRQKLTRR, encoded by the coding sequence ATGACGGAAACAAGCATTAATTATGCAAAAGCATTATATGAGCTTTCTGTCCCGGAAGAAGCTGTTTTGGAGACAGAAAAGATTTTCAAGAGTACCCCGCAGTTAAAGGGTGCTCTTGAGAATCCGCTGGTTTCTTTAAAAGAAAAAGAACATGTAATTGACAGGGTATTCCCACAGGAGATGAAAAATTTCCTGAAGGTGACCTGTAAATATCAGAAAATCAGCAGCATTTATGATATCCTGGAAGCATATGGCGATTACAGCCGCAAGCAGAAAGGTATCCTGAAAGCTGTTCTCACATATGTAACAAAACCGGAAGAAGCCCAGAAAGAGAAGATGGAAGATTTCCTTCGCAGGGAATTTGGAGCAAAGGAAGTAATCCTTACTCTCAGAGAAGACAAATCTTTGATCGGAGGCTTCATTCTTTCTGCCGGAGACAAAGAGTTCGACTGGAGTCTCCGCGGACGTTATAACAATTTAAGACAGAAATTGACACGGAGGTGA